The Cardiocondyla obscurior isolate alpha-2009 linkage group LG29, Cobs3.1, whole genome shotgun sequence DNA window TCCACTCCCGGGAATATGGAAATGGTAGTAATTTACGAACAATCAACGCCTGATATATGAACCGTCTCCGGCAAATTAGGCTTCGAAGGActtaatgaataataaaaatatatttcccgATTTTATTGCCGCGGAATTTTAATTGACGCCCTCGGGGGCCTGagtcataaaaatttatagccaaaggaagaaatattatttctttaaattaaatgataataattataataataaaaaaaaaggcgattAACAGGCGCGATCGGCGATTCGCTCATCGGAACGTTCATTATGtgatgtataaattaaattgatgtGAAACGGGAACGTATAATTCATCGAGTATCTCCTTTATCGATCTACCTTGAATGGAGATATTGACTTTAAAGGAGTTGGGAATCGCTTGATAAACAGTTGCGCACGTATATTGTGTAAGTTAATCGTTCGGccttgttaatattaaaaacgagCAAATTATCTGTGACACGTTGCAGCTGATAACGTCTCTTTGTATTTAATTCGAGTAAATTGAAGTAAATTAAACGTTATCCGAGTCAAATACCTGATTCAGCATGTAAGATTTCAGTTCTATATGGACAGATTCCGATATTATTCGTTATTCGTATCGATCTCAGTAATCTCGTCGACCCGTGCgagataatcttttttttttttttgagagggAAAACCACTTCGGATACCTTTTTAGCCACCCGGCTTTTTAATGCTCGTGTAACGTGATCGGCAATTATCAAAATATGCGATCGAATATCGAGGCGATAAGGTCGCGCGTCTTTAACGAAAACGAGCGCGTGTTACATAAagcgcgcgttattacatAAAATCGAGAGATTGAAGTTACGCCAAGGTAAAACGACCAAAAACGACCCGATCGGGATAAACAAAGTTCGCGGGTGCCTCGCCTTAGCCTTGATCTACTCTTAAGCCTCGCTTCTTCCTCGCGCTCGTGAACACGCTACTCAGCACCTCCTTTTCACCTTGCGCAACACTCGCACGCTCCGCTGGATACGCAGATGGACGAACGGACAGATGGTCTAAGACTGAATGTATGAAAGCCTCTAACAATTGcgtccctccctccctctcctccccGGTCGTACATACGCGGCGGATCTTTGTCGGGCATATCGCCGATGCATCCGATACCGATCGGCGCCCGGCACGCTTCGAGATGCCCGGCGGAACgggcccgtcgaagttgcggCAATccgcgaaaacgaaaattaatgacGATACGATCAGATAATACGTAACGAAAGAAACCTTTCATGCACGCACGGTATCGAGACCGAGCGGAATAATTAATCGGATGACGTAAGTGTCTGACGGGCAGTTTGAACAATGCCGTAATTTCCCCGAGCTGTACTTTACGTGACCGAGGGACGTTCGTCTTTGGGTGTAGCGGGTGTGGGGACTCTGGTCGCCGCTAAAAGCGCTACGAATAAAATGTAGTCCACGTAAAAGATGAGAACGTATATTAGAAACATATCGTGTACAATAGCCGATGACAATGTTGGTGGCAGTGTCGTAAGCCGCGTCGCCggctaattaattacaatcgaACGTCGTGAAAGGCGTTAATGCCCCGAGACTGTCGCTCGGTGGTCCCTCGCTCAGTGGTAGTAGCCACCATATCCACCATAACCGTGACCGAGTCCGTAGCCGTATCCATAGCCGAGACCATAACCACCGTATCCAAGACCGTGGCCGTATCCATAACCGTTTGATACGTAGGTGACCGTTGGCGGGACTTTGTATCCGTAGTAGCCGTAATTCACCGCTGGCGAGGCGTAAGTCGGTGCGTAGGCCACCTTAGCGAGAGGGGCGGTGTACGCCACTTTTGTAACAGGTGCAACGATCTTAGCGACTGGCGGAGCCACCGCGACCTGTAGAACAAAACGGGAGAGTTACGCCATACCGTATTTCACCTCGCAATACATATACAAatgaaaatttcataaaaaaaatttttaattctcccTTAAAATGTGCTCGGTAATTattccaatttttttcccccccacCCGTACCCTCCCTTCTGCCCGCGAGCGTTATTTTGCTGAAATAGTAATGCAAAACTTTATTTCCACTGAATTCATTTCGCGCGGTAGCTCGTTTATGGATTATACAGCGAGCCAAGtcggaacttttttttttcaccgaaATTGTCCCCGGATGGGAGGTACGCCGGTATTCTGATAACCCTTTCCTTCCCGCATCGAAAGGGTCCGATTACCTGTCCAACCGAGAACTTATTTTACTTACCTTGAACGTATTAGCGTAGCTGGTCGCAAGTGGAGCGTGCGCGTATGTGATCGAAGGCGCGTACGCTACTCCATGACCCAAGCCGTAACCACCGTAACCGTAACCGCCGTAGCCGTAAAGTCCTCCGTATCCGGAGTAAAGGCCGCCGGCTGATGCGTAGGCAACAGTGGCAAGAAGGACGATCTGTGGTTAAACATATAGGTATAAATCGGGATTCCctcagaatttaaattatatataaaatcgtaATGAAATTCAGGCCGAAATGCGATAGAAACTTAATCCATTGTACAAcgcatggaaaaaaaagacaaaaaaaaaaataataatacttgcggaattaaaattccaattatgaaattgaaacgtgtcctattttttaataaaaagagtaCGTATGTGACGAGCGAAATGAAGTAATGGATTAGTAATTTTcagactttttcttttaaataaaatcgtgaaAATGTACGTAGGTAAAAGAGGCAACAAAATGGTTaatacgagcgaaaaaaaaaaa harbors:
- the LOC139112512 gene encoding glycine-rich protein-like — its product is MFKLIVLLATVAYASAGGLYSGYGGLYGYGGYGYGGYGLGHGVAYAPSITYAHAPLATSYANTFKVAVAPPVAKIVAPVTKVAYTAPLAKVAYAPTYASPAVNYGYYGYKVPPTVTYVSNGYGYGHGLGYGGYGLGYGYGYGLGHGYGGYGGYYH